The stretch of DNA TTCGACCTGTCATGAAAAGGGACGACGAGATTCAACGCACCGTCCGGGCTCTTGCGATACGTTCATCGAGAACCCCGTCATCCCCGTTAGGTTCTAGTGCCCGCTTTGGGTGGTCGGCACCGGCGTGTTGAGAAGCTGCTGCTCCCAAAGATACGCGATGCCGCTGCCGCCGAAGTGCTGGATGAGAATCTCGGTCAGCTCCTCGACATGCTCGGTGCGCGCCCAATCGCGTTGCCATTCGCCCGCCAGCGCCATCACGGTCATCACGTTCGCGCCGGCCGCGATCATTCGCTGGATGGCAACTTCGTGAGACTCCTTCGAAATCCCGCCCGACGCGTCGGTGATCACGGTCACGTCCCAGCCTTCGCCGGCAGCCTGGATGACAGGCATTGCGACGCAGACCTCGGTCCACAGGCCGGCGATGATCAGCTGCTTGCGGCCGGTCGCCTTGACGAGGTTCACCACATTCTCGTCCTGCCAGGTGTTCACCCAGGTGCGATCGATGACTTCCTGGCCAGGGAACACGTCGGTGATCTGCTTAAAGAGAAGTCCACCGCGCGCCGCGATCACGCTGGTGAGAATGGTCGGAACATTGAAGGCTTTTGCCAGCTTCGCCAGCGCGGTCGTGTTGTTGACCACCATATGAGGATCATGGCTGTTCAGGTTCGCCAGCTGGTAAGGCTGATGATCGATCAGAACGAGGACGGAGTCTTCGGGGCGGAGAAGTGAGTCAAGGCCGTTACGAAAGGTCATGGTTTCATCCTATGTTGGCGGTTTATTGAAGCGCGTTTGCTCAAAAGACATGCGCCCTCCGAGGCGCTGCCGCGGGACGAAACTTGTCATTCCTGTTTGTGATGCGGTAGTCCTTGTCTGTGCCAAGCTGTGTCGCAGAATGAGGAACGCTAAGTGGATATCGAAGATCTCCAGACATTCGTCGAAGTTGCTGATGCAGGAGGCGTCACTTCGGCGGCGTTGCGGCTTGGCATCTCCAAGTCGATGGTCAGCCGAAGGCTTGTGCGGCTTGAAGCGGAGCTTGGCGTCCAGCTTCTAGCCCGATCTACACGCGGGGCTTCTCTGACAGAGGCGGGCGCAACCTTCCGGGACTACGCAGCAAGGATTTCAGCCGAAATCGATGTGGCCAGGGAGACAATTCTGCCGGCTGGTGAGCTTCGTGGTCGCCTGCGTGTAGCCGCACCGCTTTCCTTCGGGCCGACGCATTTCGCGCAAGTACTTGCACAAATGGCGCGTCGCCATCCTCATCTCCAGATCCAGACCTGTTACAGCGATCGCTTCGTGGACCTCATCGCAGAAGGATATGATTGTGCGATCAGGGTCGGGACTCTTCAGGACTCAAACCTGATCGCAAGACGCGTCGGTCCCCTCTACGGGAATTTCGTCGCCAGCCCGGACTACATCAAAGCCCATGGCTCTCCGGAGACACCGGACGAACTCGTAACCCATCAGGCTCTCATGCAGGGAACGGAAACCTGGCAAGTGATGGATGGAGACAAGGTAATAACCGTTCGCCCACAGGGACGTTTCAAGGCGGACAACGGGGTCGCTCTCGCTGTCGCCGCAGCAGCCGGATTGGGTATCGCCGCGCTCCCTGATGACCTTATCAAAGATTATCTGGACTCGAGTACACTGGTTCGGGTCATGAAACGCCATCCGCCGCCCCCGATCGGTATATATGTCGTTAGACCGCCGGGGCAGCATCCTGCAAGAAAAGTTCGTGTGCTCACTGAAATGCTGATTGAGTGTTTCAACCATGGCCCGGCGTTGCCGCGCTAACGCGCATGTGAATCGCTATGCCACAATAGTGCGCTTCATCTCATGTGCCCTCGCTATTCAACAGGAAGATCGATTACCTGCACCGGCCCTCCTTACAACGGTCGCGATGCGTCGGATGGCGATAGGCACTCACCTCTCGAAATCATCAAGGTCAGGGGATCATCACGACGCGACCCAACGGTTTAGCTGTCTCTGCATACTCATGTGCGTTCGATGCATCACGCAGCGGAAACACCCGATCGATCACGACTTTCAGGCGTTTCTTCGCCGTTGCCTTGAGAAGTTCGTCGACCGTGTCATGCACGGCTGACCTCTCGAACAGTGTCCCCATAAAGACGCCGTGAAGCGTCTGATTATTCTGCATCGGCTGCCACAGTTCGACATTGAGCTCCCCGCCGCCTGCGTTCCCGACGAACACGAGGCGCCCCTCGGGAGCGAGTGCGGATAGCGAGGCCTGCAAGGTCGAGCCAACCGGGTCGATGACGAGATCCGCCCCCTTGCCGCCGGTCAGCCGAAGGACCTCCTCAACGACGTCTTTCTCCAGGCGATCGATGGCATGTGATGCGCCGAGCTCAGTCAGCCGCGCCTGCCGTTCGCGGCCACCGGCCACGGCGATGACGGTCGCCCCCGCATCACGCGCCAGTTGAATGGCCGCCAGACCGACACCGCCGGCGGCGGCCTGAATCAGGACCGTCTCGGTTTCGCCCAGGCCGCCTTTGGTAATCAGGCAGTGATAGGCCGTGCCGAAGGAAATCGGCAGCGCCGCGGCCTGTGCCATTTCCAGACCATCCGGAACCAGCCATGTGCGCGAGGCGGGAACGGACCAGAGTTCTGCATGCGATCCACGCATATCGAAGGCAGCCACCTTCTCGCCAACTGCCCGGTCGCGGACATTTGCGCCGATCGAAACAATTCTACCGGCAGCGGCATAGCCGACGATCCAGGAAGATTTCTGTGGCGTCGATCGACGGTTGATCAGATCACCTCCCTCGATCGAAATCGCCTCCACGGAAATCAGGACATCATCTGGCCCACAGACGGGATCGGGCACATCGGCATATTTCAAAACCGTTGGAGGGCCAGGGTTGTCGTAGACTGCGGCTTTCATGGGCCTTTCCTTTTTGATGAGGAAAGCTTGCTCGCTTGATGGGTGACTACTCCGCTTAGCGGCTCAGGAACGGGCCGGACGTGAAGCCGATCGCGGCCGGACATGGCGTTACCGTGCACCTGCTCGGACAGTCGCTCATTGTCCCGTTGACGGACGTCTTCGGCGGCCTCCTCCACGTCAAGTTCGGCATAACCCAATGCTCGCAGGCCCTCCGCTCCCATCAGGTAGGCGGATTCGACCGTCTCGCGGATCTGATAATCCACGCCGGCGCGGATCAGGTCCACGGCATGTCCGCGATCATAGCTGCGCACGAGAATCTTTGCCTGCGGAAATTCATGCTGCGCCAGTTCCACGATCTGCATTGCGGCTTTCAAGTCATCGATGCAGATCATCAGTGCTTCGGCGGAACCGGCGCCGGAGTGGCGCAATGTGTCGAGCCGTGTGCCGTCGCCGAAAAAGACCTTGAACCCGAAACGTCCCGCCTCGCGGATACGGTCGGGGTTCATGTCAATCACCGAGAGGCTGACCCCCTTGGAAAGCAGCAGTTGCGAAGCAATCTGCCCGAAGCGGCCGAAACCGATAATGAGCACCCTTCCATTGAGATCCCGGGCCACCTCAACGCCCTCCATAGATGCCCCGCTTCGTAGCAGCCGGTCTGCCGCGATCATGAGAAGCGGCGTAAGCGCCATGGAGAAGGTCACGACGGTGGTGAACAGTGCATTTTCGCGCGCATCAATCACGCCACCTGTGGTCGCGGAAGCGTAGAGCACGAACGCGAATTCGCCACCTTGCAGGAACATCGAGGTGCGGTGCAATGCCTGATGACCGGAACTGCCAAATGTACGTGCGACCGCATAGACCACGACGCCTTTTGCGACGGTGAATGCGACCAGCATGGACACCAGAAGCCACCATTCCGCGGCAACGACGGAAAGGTCGAGCGACATGCCGACGGCCATGAAGAACAGGCCCATCAGCAGGCCGCGAAACGGCTCGATGTCGCTTTCGATCTGGTGCCGGTAGCTGGAGCTCGACAGCATCACCCCGGCAAGGAATGCGCCCATTGCCATGGAAAGACCCGCGCTGGCCATCAGCAATGCTGCTCCGAGCACCACCAGCAGCGCGCCCGCCGTCATTACTTCACGCGTCCGTGCACGCGCCAGCAGGGCGAAGAACGGGTTCAGGCCCCATCTTGATACTCCCAGAAGAACCAGCAACGCGCCAAGCGCCAGCAAAACGTCCATCCATCCCGACTGTCCTTGGGACAGAGGCGACAGGAAGGTGACCACTGCCAGAAGCGGCACGATCATCAGGTCCTCGAAGAGGAGGATGGAGACCGATTTCTGGCCCTCGGCACTCGAAATCTCGCCGCGCTCCTGCAGGACCGACATGATGACCGCCGTCGAGGAAAGGACGAAACCGGCACCGGCGATGAAAGCCACCGGGCTGGAAAGGCCAAAGACCAGCATGCCCGTCAGCGTCAGGGCTGCAGTTGCCGCCGTGACCTGCACGAGGCCCAGTCCGAATATCTGGCCACGCATGGCCCAAAGCTTGTATGGGCGCAACTCCAGCCCGATGACGAACAGGAACATCACCAC from Rhizobium sp. 007 encodes:
- a CDS encoding LysR family transcriptional regulator, with the protein product MDIEDLQTFVEVADAGGVTSAALRLGISKSMVSRRLVRLEAELGVQLLARSTRGASLTEAGATFRDYAARISAEIDVARETILPAGELRGRLRVAAPLSFGPTHFAQVLAQMARRHPHLQIQTCYSDRFVDLIAEGYDCAIRVGTLQDSNLIARRVGPLYGNFVASPDYIKAHGSPETPDELVTHQALMQGTETWQVMDGDKVITVRPQGRFKADNGVALAVAAAAGLGIAALPDDLIKDYLDSSTLVRVMKRHPPPPIGIYVVRPPGQHPARKVRVLTEMLIECFNHGPALPR
- a CDS encoding hydrolase encodes the protein MTFRNGLDSLLRPEDSVLVLIDHQPYQLANLNSHDPHMVVNNTTALAKLAKAFNVPTILTSVIAARGGLLFKQITDVFPGQEVIDRTWVNTWQDENVVNLVKATGRKQLIIAGLWTEVCVAMPVIQAAGEGWDVTVITDASGGISKESHEVAIQRMIAAGANVMTVMALAGEWQRDWARTEHVEELTEILIQHFGGSGIAYLWEQQLLNTPVPTTQSGH
- a CDS encoding monovalent cation:proton antiporter-2 (CPA2) family protein is translated as MAEASLGQTIGPAIVLMGAAVVAVPLFRRLGLGSVLGYFTAGVLVGPSVLGLFTDALSILHFSELGVVMFLFVIGLELRPYKLWAMRGQIFGLGLVQVTAATAALTLTGMLVFGLSSPVAFIAGAGFVLSSTAVIMSVLQERGEISSAEGQKSVSILLFEDLMIVPLLAVVTFLSPLSQGQSGWMDVLLALGALLVLLGVSRWGLNPFFALLARARTREVMTAGALLVVLGAALLMASAGLSMAMGAFLAGVMLSSSSYRHQIESDIEPFRGLLMGLFFMAVGMSLDLSVVAAEWWLLVSMLVAFTVAKGVVVYAVARTFGSSGHQALHRTSMFLQGGEFAFVLYASATTGGVIDARENALFTTVVTFSMALTPLLMIAADRLLRSGASMEGVEVARDLNGRVLIIGFGRFGQIASQLLLSKGVSLSVIDMNPDRIREAGRFGFKVFFGDGTRLDTLRHSGAGSAEALMICIDDLKAAMQIVELAQHEFPQAKILVRSYDRGHAVDLIRAGVDYQIRETVESAYLMGAEGLRALGYAELDVEEAAEDVRQRDNERLSEQVHGNAMSGRDRLHVRPVPEPLSGVVTHQASKLSSSKRKGP
- a CDS encoding zinc-binding alcohol dehydrogenase family protein; this encodes MKAAVYDNPGPPTVLKYADVPDPVCGPDDVLISVEAISIEGGDLINRRSTPQKSSWIVGYAAAGRIVSIGANVRDRAVGEKVAAFDMRGSHAELWSVPASRTWLVPDGLEMAQAAALPISFGTAYHCLITKGGLGETETVLIQAAAGGVGLAAIQLARDAGATVIAVAGGRERQARLTELGASHAIDRLEKDVVEEVLRLTGGKGADLVIDPVGSTLQASLSALAPEGRLVFVGNAGGGELNVELWQPMQNNQTLHGVFMGTLFERSAVHDTVDELLKATAKKRLKVVIDRVFPLRDASNAHEYAETAKPLGRVVMIP